In the Larus michahellis chromosome 6, bLarMic1.1, whole genome shotgun sequence genome, one interval contains:
- the LOC141745330 gene encoding dual specificity protein phosphatase 13B-like isoform X2, translating to MAWDSLCSRDLLRPKIRSASSRTPGSQSRAETPSLEELRRLLWTRKHPTGHVDEVWPNLYVGDLYVARDKEQLSRMGISHVVDAAAGRFRIDTGPKFYKDLLVDYYGVEAEDNPNFDLSIYFYPVARYIRAALNSPRVNPIIPKGSCYTLREKVAKWPCNAGSVQLLFTPYVKTNGRGEGSAGGCRLCSTDSAVQIWV from the exons ATGGCCTGGGACTCCCTGTGCAGCAGGGACTTACTGCGCCCCAAGATACGAAGTGCCTCAAGCCGGACGCCTGGCAGCCAGAGCCGTGCTgaaacaccatccctggaggagctgcggcgcctGCTCTGGACACGCAAACACCCCACGGGGCACGTGGACGAAGTCTGGCCAAACCTTTACGTGGGAGACCT GTATGTTGCTCGTGACAAAGAGCAGCTGAGCCGAATGGGCATCTCCCACGTTGTGGATGCTGCCGCTGGGCGATTTCGCATCGACACTGGACCCAAGTTCTACAAAGATCTGCTGGTGGATTACTATGGAGTAGAAGCAGAGGACAACCCAAACTTTGACCTCAGCATTTACTTCTACCCAGTCGCTCGATACATAAGAGCAGCTCTGAATTCCCCAAGAG TTAATCCCATTATTCCTAAGGGATCCTGTTACACGCTCAGAGAGAAGGTTGCGAAATGGCCCTGCAACGCGGGATCAGTCCAACTTCTCTTCACACCGTATGTTAAAACAAATGGGCGTGGGGAAGGCAGCGCTGGAGGATGCCGGCTTTGCAGCACGGATTCTGCGGTACAGATCTGGGTATAA